One Podarcis muralis chromosome 1, rPodMur119.hap1.1, whole genome shotgun sequence genomic window carries:
- the LOC114602503 gene encoding uncharacterized protein LOC114602503, translating into MASMEALYAALQDQIQSFEGHIRSCQQAFDIDTLYNVLLLLSPDADIQSLEQLEKLVESREQDGQDRVRITAGCDKCDIASYISWFVTYVRYLGSLKGSFDTKVVFPLCENLYVNDDSLDALNFGHRRGHGLRAPASVARTAKQLFSVRRKWALLLKGDTIDAQFFSPQSWLDVQGFGSACPFGKVLRLVPDLFYKGLATAQLARLWVERHASNHGTRPVPSDLGSTERGKGLAVDSLEHRGYNSSLCQPGLPQAQHDCLEVWPPPQDTSSRCSNERGSSMRSASQERNELHEIHGELMSLLWREERSLSLEAEIQEVNQSISNLRHHRMAKERELEALEQQLEKDHLSVPCPQRQAVLCELDALGRQLRLEEYRKSILQAAGTLPGACTAIAG; encoded by the exons ATGGCGTCGATGGAAGCCCTGTATGCTGCTCTGCAAGATCAGATCCAGTCCTTTGAGGGACACATAAGAAGCTGCCAGCAAGCTTTTGACATTGACACCCTTTAcaatgtgttgctgctgctgtccccTGATGCAGATATCCAGAGCCTTGAgcagctggaaaagcttgttgAGTCCAGGGAGCAGGATGGACAGGATAGAGTGAGGATCACAGCTGGCTGTGATAAGTGTGACATTGCCAGCTACATCTCCTGGTTTGTCACCTATGTGCGGTACCTGGGCTCCTTGAAAGGGTCATTTGACACCAAGGTTGTGTTTCCATTGTGTGAAAACCTATACGTTAATGATGACTCGCTTGATGCATTGAACTTTGGACACAGGAGAGGACATGGCCTTCGTGCCCCAGCATCCGTTGCACGCACAGCTAAGCAGTTGTTCTCTGTCAGGAGGAAATGGGCTTTGCTCCTGAAAGGGGACACAATTGATGCACAGTTTTTCAGCCCCCAAAGCTGGCTTGATGTGCAGGGCTTTGGCAGCGCCTGTCCCTTTGGGAAGGTCTTGAGGTTAGTTCCTGACCTCTTTTACAAGGGCTTGGCTACTGCCCAGCTTGCCAGGCTGTGGGTGGAGCGCCATGCCAGCAACCATGGCACCCGCCCAGTGCCCTCAGATCTAGGCTCAACCGAGAGAGGCAAAGGACTGGCTGTGGACAGCTTGGAACACCGTGGATACAACAGTTCCCTTTGCCAGCCTGGGCTACCCCAAGCCCAACATGATTGCTTGGAGGTTTGGCCGCCGCCGCAAGACACCAGCAGCAGGTGCAGCAATGAGAGGGGCAGTTCCATGAGAAGTGCTAGCCAGGAAAGGAACGAGCTGCACGAGATCCATGGGGAACTCATGTCCCTGCTGTGGCGGGAGGAACGTTCTCTGAGCTTGGAAGCAGAGATTCAGGAGGTAAACCAGAGCATTTCCAACCTGCGGCATCACCGAATGGCTAAGGAAAGGGAACTGGAAGCCCTTGAGCAGCAACTGGAGAAAGACCATTTGAGTGTGCCCTGCCCACAGCGCCAGGCTGTTCTCTGTGAGCTGGATGCCTTGGGGAGGCAGCTGAGGCTGGAAGAATACCGCAAGAGCATCCTGCAAG CTGCAGGAACGCTTCCAGGGGCTTGCACAGCTATTGCAGGGTAG